One genomic segment of Candidatus Binatia bacterium includes these proteins:
- a CDS encoding Hsp20/alpha crystallin family protein, which translates to MALFLDPVSGLLSLQRELERAFQNPLDLDLGVSGRGVFPAVNIFSDRDGDVVRLEIPGVAPDQLNIEAHGRTLTIKGTRERRGPEGASFHRRERNAGEFSRSLQLPEALDLARAEATYKHGVLTVRVPKNAEAKPRQITVKAA; encoded by the coding sequence ATGGCACTATTCCTCGACCCGGTGAGTGGACTGTTGTCGCTTCAGCGCGAATTGGAGCGTGCATTCCAGAACCCGCTCGACTTGGACCTCGGCGTCTCTGGCCGCGGAGTCTTCCCCGCAGTGAACATTTTCAGCGACCGAGATGGCGACGTTGTCCGGCTCGAGATCCCGGGCGTTGCGCCCGATCAGCTCAACATCGAAGCCCATGGTCGCACGTTGACCATCAAGGGGACACGCGAACGGCGCGGCCCTGAGGGTGCCAGCTTCCATCGGCGTGAGAGAAACGCAGGCGAGTTCTCGCGCTCGCTGCAGTTGCCGGAGGCCCTCGACCTGGCGCGGGCTGAAGCCACGTACAAGCACGGCGTGCTGACGGTACGCGTTCCCAAGAATGCGGAGGCCAAGCCCCGCCAGATCACCGTGAAAGCCGCCTGA
- a CDS encoding Hsp20/alpha crystallin family protein, with translation MKQKQELAGGEHTRPGRTYVPEVDICETADSLWLWADMPGVDQHSVDVNLADGVLSIEGRVSLQEYENLSPVYTEYNIGNYLRRFTVTADIDADHIKARMNNGVLELELPKSARAKPRRINIATS, from the coding sequence GTGAAGCAGAAACAGGAACTCGCCGGCGGCGAACACACCCGTCCGGGTCGTACGTACGTGCCCGAGGTGGACATCTGCGAGACCGCCGACAGCCTCTGGCTGTGGGCGGACATGCCCGGCGTGGATCAGCACTCGGTCGACGTCAACCTCGCCGACGGCGTGCTCTCGATCGAAGGCCGGGTCTCGTTGCAGGAGTACGAAAATCTGTCGCCGGTTTACACGGAGTACAACATCGGCAACTACCTGCGTCGATTCACCGTGACGGCGGATATCGATGCGGACCACATCAAGGCACGCATGAACAACGGCGTCCTCGAGCTCGAGCTGCCGAAGAGCGCCCGGGCTAAACCGCGACGGATCAACATCGCAACCAGCTGA
- the amrS gene encoding AmmeMemoRadiSam system radical SAM enzyme yields MPSGPQPPTPLQQFLTEQATAGELYQALTDKAVRCVACGHRCYLPDGKAGICKVRFNRDGILRVPHGYVAALQCDPVEKKPFFHAAPGALALSFGMLGCDYHCGYCQNWITSQVLRDPVAGVPPRFCSAEQLVQLAIDHGAEIVASTYNEPLITSEWAVEIFRIAKAHGLTTAYVSNGNATPEGLEYLRPWVDLYKVDLKGFNDQQYRKLGGVLETVQTTIRRLVEMDVWVEVVTLVVPGFNDSDTELAEIARFLASVSVDIPWHVTAFHPDYKMTDGDATTVETLLRAVASGAAAGLRYVYTGNLPGRLADHENTYCPRCRTPVVERLGYRILANHLVNGCCARCGTRLPGRWGSSHRRPLRASNGVPRPLSV; encoded by the coding sequence ATGCCAAGCGGGCCTCAGCCACCGACACCGCTGCAGCAGTTCCTGACCGAACAAGCCACAGCCGGTGAACTGTACCAGGCGCTTACGGACAAAGCGGTCCGTTGCGTCGCCTGCGGCCATCGCTGTTATCTTCCCGACGGCAAGGCCGGCATCTGCAAAGTGCGCTTCAACCGCGACGGCATCCTGCGCGTGCCGCACGGCTATGTCGCCGCGTTGCAGTGTGACCCGGTCGAGAAAAAGCCGTTCTTCCACGCCGCACCCGGCGCTCTGGCACTGAGCTTCGGTATGCTGGGGTGCGATTACCACTGCGGCTATTGCCAGAACTGGATCACATCGCAAGTGCTGCGCGACCCAGTCGCCGGGGTTCCGCCTCGCTTCTGCAGCGCCGAACAGCTGGTCCAACTCGCCATCGATCACGGTGCGGAAATCGTCGCCAGCACCTACAATGAGCCGTTGATCACCAGCGAATGGGCCGTGGAGATCTTCCGCATCGCCAAAGCCCATGGACTGACGACCGCGTACGTTTCGAACGGCAACGCCACGCCCGAAGGGCTCGAATACCTGCGGCCGTGGGTGGACCTCTACAAAGTCGACCTCAAGGGCTTCAACGACCAGCAGTACCGCAAGCTCGGCGGTGTCCTCGAAACCGTGCAGACCACCATTCGCCGGCTGGTGGAAATGGATGTGTGGGTCGAGGTGGTGACGCTGGTGGTGCCGGGCTTCAACGACTCCGATACAGAGCTGGCCGAGATCGCACGCTTCCTCGCGTCGGTCTCCGTCGACATCCCCTGGCACGTCACCGCGTTTCATCCCGACTACAAGATGACCGACGGCGACGCGACGACCGTGGAGACGCTCTTGCGCGCAGTGGCCAGCGGCGCGGCGGCGGGACTGCGCTACGTATACACCGGTAATCTTCCCGGGCGCCTCGCCGACCACGAGAACACCTATTGTCCGCGCTGCCGCACGCCCGTGGTCGAGCGCCTCGGGTATCGGATCCTTGCCAATCACCTCGTCAACGGTTGTTGCGCGCGCTGCGGCACGCGCCTTCCGGGCCGGTGGGGAAGCAGCCACCGAAGGCCATTGCGCGCCAGCAACGGCGTGCCGCGCCCACTCTCGGTTTAG